In Coffea eugenioides isolate CCC68of chromosome 4, Ceug_1.0, whole genome shotgun sequence, the genomic stretch TAACCTGCACCACATTCACAACACTTCCCAACCCAGCTACTGCATCAAAGAAACTAGGCCACGATGAACAAGGAATAATAATTTCCCGGAACTGAACGCCGAACCTCTCTCTAAACTCAATAAAAACTCGGTCACAAACTTGTTTCATAGTCAACAGCTTCTCTTTAAAAACAAACTTATTTCTCGCTTTCCATAAGTTCCAACAAATCAGTGAGGACAGAAGTCGAAATAATAACTTAATATAGGGGCATTTACCAGATTTTAGCCACCAACTAATCACCTTATGCCTTATCGTAAAAGCTTCACCAAACCCGCCAACCAACACTTCAAAGAAACTCCAGACCTGTCTAGCAACATCACCAATACAAAAAATATGGTTAATAGTCTCTTGAGAAGGGTCTCGACAGCAAAAACACCGAGAAGGGCCTACTACCCCAAATTTATGCAATACACCCATAACAGGTATCCTGCCACTCATTAATCGCACCATAAAAAAGGAGACCTTCAAAGGTAAGACCTGATgccagaaaaaagaaaagagtccAGAACTGTTATCACCTTGCTGCACCACCTAATAGGCTGACGCTGTAGAAAACTCACCCGAGGTACTTGGAGCCCAAATCATTTTGTCTACCTGACCTGAAGATGGTGGATCAACATCCAAGACCCACTGCACACAGTGCATAGGCAAAACCTAATATAACCTCTGCACATTCCAACCACCTTGAACCACAAAATCCGCAACTGGTTGTTCTTGAAAAATTTCCACTTGTCGACACAGCAGCCCTGATCCTAACCAATTATCGTGccaaaaacttgagtttccaCTACCCACTATCCACCTTATATGCCTCTCTGCCACCAACCAAGCGTCCAACATCCTCCTCCAAGTAGCAGACTGCCCTGGGCAAGTTCGAATGCATGAACTGTACCCATAATGATTGCCTCTACCTGAACTACCACCACAACTTCAGAGAAAACGCATCAAAGACATGCTGTAATGACCGTAAGCCCACACCTCCCTCCCCATAAGGCTTACATAGCTGGCCCCATTTGATCCAATTGTGAAGCTTATAAGTTAGAATTTGACTAGTTTAACTACTCCTGCTCTTCAGTTTAGTACAACTTTCAAAGAGGTATTTCTGTTCCACCAAattttcatttgcttgcttTCACAGAACTCTGTGTATGATTGTTTTCACCATCATAATTTCATTATTTATGTGGAGTTTTTGAAACACATAGCCAATGTTTGACATCATTGCAGGGTTAATAGTGAAAATATCACATCTGTTCGCAAACATTGCGAAATATCATTAAGCACTTTCTACATATGGCTTCCAACTTCAATTCATGTGAATAATTTCTTCTCATTTTGGCTTCATAATTTTCAAAGTTCAAATTTAAGCCCTCTAATTCATTAAGTTTTGCTCCATATTTGCATAATATGATACACATCATTGAacttttgtttgaaaaattatTACAACATGAAGACATAGTATTGTGATAACCATTCATTTCCTAAGTTTTAATCTAACTCGTCTCATCTATACTCAAATCAAGAACAATGATTGGAAACTTGCTCCATTGTCTGAAATACAACTTTTTACACGTAATTGGAGCACTGTTATTAACGTGATTGACAAATAGTAGCCACAGTTCTCAACTCAAAAGTTGAAAAATGCTATCAGAAATACATCTTTGCCAATGCTCAGGTATAATACCAGTAACTAAGAATCAACCCTATGTTTTGGTACAAAGGTTTTGGTTTTTGggtataaattaaaaaattacaccttagtgttgcaaaaaaatgatttatttttcatcatcaatttttccttttatagagGTAGAATAACAAACCAACCTCAAATGTATCCTAATAAATCTTAACCAAAAAAATCGTTCACAACTCAACACAATCTTCTGCTAATAAATATCCAAAACAATCTTAACAAAATTCTGAAAATTCTAACAAACTAGAGATAACCAAATAATAGAAATATGGAACAACTCATAGTAATTAAATTTATTCAACAATGATTTTATTTATTCTAGTGctaaaaaatctagaaaaatctGTAGAGAAGTTGCATATTCTAACACTGCTCCTTGTTACTTTTGCTGCATATTTTAAATTtccttctcaaaattttaaaccTTGTTTCAAACAACACTTTTGTAAGAAATTCTGAGCTAATGATTTCAATTGcaatgatcttttttttttggatttttataCAAGTTGAAATTAGTCTTGTAACAAACCGTTTCTTTTGGCTTCCTATCCCAAACTCTAAATAAAAGATGGCTTTTTTTATGTATCTTGTTGAGATACACCAACTTTTCCTATAAAATTTACTAGATTTGGGATCAAATTCCCTCAAAGTTTCTGCCACATTTCTAGACATGGTTTCTAAGATGCAAAGAACTcaaggggcaaaaaaaaaaagtcaaacaaacaaacaaggaTGATGTGAAATTGCTAAACCAGATAAGATAATGATGAAGATGAACAAGAAACCTACGCTATTTATGAGGAACAACATACAAGCTCTATACATATTcaaactgtgacgcccccacttttcccaagggcgaacccaagggtatcggcgggatgcctgcccaactctcgctgagactcactacaatccataattcaaaactaggaatacttcaattaatttcaatatatatatttaaagtactccaaaacattttatacttacaattagttaaccttcaagcttaaatacaacccaacggaataTGTACCATAGTCATCTactataatataacttaaagtctcCAAAAGGAAACAACTTAGTACTATTCACCAGCACTCTCGGTCTTgaaccctattaaggaaaacaaaaacgtggaatgagctaaacagttcagtgaggttccaagacactctagcagttctaataaatcaagtaatttgagcataataCATGTATAATTCAAGGTTGCACATTCATTAAcatgaaacagttatcattatacagaaataaacacatattgaaggatacggtgttccagtggaaccatttcggtcaacttcaccttataacttaAGATCCCCTCGGTTTATCTGGCCATCACCTCattcctccagtggtaatactcgagtatactgaaacggtggcccagagttccaacctacccgaccgagtccagtcctggctcgagcaggttagtaacTAAGGGCAGGATCTAGTTCAGCTTAaagcttacaacatgcgcaagtaatcaagtaaatcggtaaatcgGTTGAACGGtagaaatttgtcattttagtaggtcgagtgagatgaagtacatactcgccttaaaacggtggcaAATTCATAAGAGCAATTATaggtaacacttaacacttaaacacgtaAACAATATGCTGTAATTTCTTATGAATACGGAATTTAtggtaatcaagtaatcaagtaagaagataatcaagtaaatcggtaaatgGTAGATCGGTTGAACGGTAAATCGGTAATCGATAAATCGGTAAATTGGTTGGACAGtagaaatttgtcattttagtaggtcgagtgagatgaaatacacactcgccttaaaacggtggaaaagtttataggagcaattatcggtagcacttaatagttaaacacataatgaccatggagtaaacatgtcgtaaaactattcaagtcacgtactcctatatggaacactcaccaattcaaaacaagtgagtaagtgttcaaacaagtgtttaggcgtccgcttcgagttcctcttgaaggtccccttgagcgcctgaacaaataataattaacttcaCTCACAATCATGCATTTACCAAGAAAGGATGCACACTCATTTAGACTAAATCAAAGTCTTAAAAGAGAGCTTCAATTCTCTCAACTTGAGATTCAAaagtaaagttttaaagtccGAAGAGAGACTAGCATCTTCCACGAAATCAAGTTCAAAACGTTCAATcgatatcgagaaaagaagtcaagttcccgaaattgcattttttaagtaatcggcaaatttcagctttgcacgACAATCTTTGGAAAATCGAATCTGGAGTTTGGCatgtcaaaaaatgaaaaaatttacaccgttggaatctttgttcgaagtactaaaagttcctagaagaaaTTTTTCCAAGATTATaaacggaagacattcaaattcaGCCCAAAGTGGCTAACTTGAACCTATAAGACAGTTTCAGTCTTAGTTTtcggcaaattttgaaaatttggtaaaattcacagaaagtgaactagcctccgaaattcataacacaataagaagtccaaacaaggtttcaaactggacaaatggaactaaattcggagttttgagcattgATATATAATAGTCTGAAGTCGGCTGGAATTTGGgcacaaatcagaaatttttcagatttgaaaagcaaactttgtagcatcatttggatatcgaaaggttgttgaaataacaccaaattttgtaCACTTAAACCTCTATATGTGGACTACCTCtgtatcaaatttcatgcaaaaacttacgtgggaaggcagttaacaaaacaaCTGAAGTTCGTAAAAtgtttcaaagcaaatctgtcttcttgctttcctttcttttcaaaacattttgcacaatgaaatcagtcccaattcaatccatttttgaaaccaaggtcctaGAAACATCTattatacatttggtaggtgattgacaccaaaattttcgaAACAACATGTCCCAAATCAAATTAGACCAGTCGGCTAGCAAGAAAgaaggattttccagatttccagctttgccgcagtttgaaaattgaaccatatctcactcaatacaacgtgaaattgagaatggtcagtggcgttggaaactagattcaaaaggttacatttcatcagaagaagtcGTTCTGAAAATCAGTTAATAGGTAGTTTGAATTCAAGCGACAAGACACAGCTTACCACTGTCCTTTGAACAGAATAGCAGAACAGAACAGGAAACTTTGGTGAACTACTACGGTTCACTCAGTTCGAACTAGatgatgaattttataccgttgga encodes the following:
- the LOC113769293 gene encoding uncharacterized protein LOC113769293, whose product is MGPAICGGSSGRGNHYGYSSCIRTCPGQSATWRRMLDAWLVAERHIRWIVGSGNSSFWHDNWLGSGLLCRQVEIFQEQPVADFVVQGGWNWVLDVDPPSSGQVLPLKVSFFMVRLMSGRIPVMGVLHKFGVVGPSRCFCCRDPSQETINHIFCIGDVARQVWSFFEVLVGGFGEAFTIRHKVISWWLKSGKCPYIKLLFRLLSSLICWNLWKARNKFVFKEKLLTMKQVCDRVFIEFRERFGVQFREIIIPCSSWPSFFDAVAGLGSVVNVVQVRWKCPVQAIVKLNSDGCLRGNPRRSGGGGLFRDSDGRVLLAFSCYFGEMTSLQAEVKALLHGVQLVIARGLANFHLESDSLVLIQLIQGRAKCPWVVQRELQELVQYSHLYIEISHCF